A window of Fluoribacter dumoffii NY 23 contains these coding sequences:
- the rplL gene encoding 50S ribosomal protein L7/L12, giving the protein MAVSKNDILETIANMSVMEVVELIEAMEEKFNVSAAAAAVAVAAPAAGGAAAAAEEQTEFTVVMTSFGANKVNVIKAVRGITGLGLKEAKDLVEGAPSTIKEAVSKDEAANIKKELEEAGASVEVK; this is encoded by the coding sequence ATGGCTGTGTCAAAAAATGATATTTTAGAAACCATAGCAAATATGTCTGTTATGGAAGTTGTTGAATTAATCGAAGCAATGGAAGAGAAATTCAACGTTTCAGCTGCCGCTGCCGCTGTTGCAGTTGCTGCTCCAGCTGCTGGTGGTGCTGCTGCCGCTGCTGAAGAACAAACTGAGTTTACAGTTGTTATGACCAGTTTCGGTGCTAACAAAGTAAACGTGATTAAAGCGGTTCGTGGTATCACTGGTCTTGGCTTGAAAGAAGCTAAAGACTTGGTAGAAGGTGCTCCTTCAACAATTAAAGAAGCTGTATCTAAAGACGAAGCTGCTAACATCAAGAAAGAACTTGAAGAAGCTGGTGCTTCAGTAGAAGTTAAATAA